CAGCAGTCCGGTTTGTCGGCAGTGTAGCGACGTGCCGGGTTCACCGCCGCGCCAAATTCACGCAGGGCCTTGGCGCCGATCAACAGCGGGTAGTTGAAGCTGCTGCGGTCGGTGAGATTGACCTCGACGGTGCGCTTGACGTCGCCCAGGCACATCTCCAGATCGATCACCGGACGCTTGGCCACGCTGGCTTCGTCCTTGTCGTCATCTTCGTCGGCGCGGCTCTTGATCTTGCTGATGCGCGACACCTTGTGCTCGTAGACCTTGTTGCCGGCGTCCTTG
This genomic stretch from Pseudomonas synxantha BG33R harbors:
- a CDS encoding ATP-dependent zinc protease, encoding MKLLFASLALLALPVMAAEPTLYGRYEYIQLPEIGETFKAKMDTGALTASLSARDIETFTRDGDDWVRFRLGGKDAGNKVYEHKVSRISKIKSRADEDDDKDEASVAKRPVIDLEMCLGDVKRTVEVNLTDRSSFNYPLLIGAKALREFGAAVNPARRYTADKPDC